attatataactattagtttatagtgagttatagtaatttgaggtgaaataatcgtcgaacattattaaaaatctacttagaatatatatatatatatatatatatatatgtttacccaaaGGGAGGCTAGCTCATCACGCTATTTTTACATATGATatattaaacatgaaattacatgagtcatttagaaccacataaaTAATTATGAGTAACATAATTTTCACTATTTTCATCATGTCTTTGAGTAAAATCTTGAGTATATTGTGCATAATAATCATTAAATAATACCACtttctaattttgcatatactgACGTATATGTCAACCATAGGGGTCGTGTGTTATTAACTGTGGGTTGTGGTATTGGTAGTTCCCGTTTGGATCAAGCATTTCTCGACTTTAACCATAACCATagctttgtgaagattgtgcatcagattgtatccatatgttttcacttaattcatctcattagagaataaatatggtgAATAAGGCATGTTGAATTTCCCCCATAAGGAAAAGGTCCATCATTGCTTCCTCCTAGACCAAAGAGGTTCGATCCCCCTCAACAActagttcggttttatttcaattttaggtgaatgttgagacatggaatgtaatatataataaaaagagtcatatataacaataagttgGTGTAGTATAGTTGACTATAACTTTGTGCTTACAAAAGGATAGATCAGAGGTTCGATTCTCCTAACcagtgattttttattttatttgaagttggCTTGACACGTGacgatattatgaaaatatttgGAAATTTTGAAAGTTTTCAGATATATTGGGAAATATCAGAAAATTTCGAAAATTTTCATCGAAAAATGTTTAGTATGTAACAGATATATCTATAAGCCTAAAAAATTATGGATATTTCAGTTCTTGCGTAGACTAGTAACCAAACATTATGAACTACAATTACGTTTAGATATTCACATCATTCGAAATCAATAAGCTTATCCCCATTTAAAATTACATACATTATTTTGTCGTCTCTTCTCCACTTTTGTTTCAATTTATGTAATACCTCGAATTTTCGGGTTCGAATTGTATGAATTTTTGGAAATTATTCAACTTGGAAAATTgaataaatcgcatttttcACCTTCTCGATGACGTCAAACGACACGGAACCATCTTCGGaaattttaaattgaaaaaaacgATACGTTTTTGTGACttgagagttgacttttattttCGTCGCTCATTtcagaaaacttccttcacggaagttgtagagctcgtcgatacaaaTTTTTGAACAAATCacacaccttaatcggacgtcgtatgtgaaatTTATTGTTGACgaaagttggtttccgattttagaaaatGTATAAAAGGAGGTTTTGGGAAACCCTAGATTTCCAAAATAggaaaccctctctctctctctctctctctcccacccCGCAACCCTCTCTCCCTACCCCGGGAAACCCTAGGTTTCCAAAATAggaaaccctctctctctctcaccccgcAACCCTATCTTGTAAAATTTAAAcattaattttgtaaaaagtaatttatgtacagtaaattgtgaaagtaatttctgagcagtaattgtaaaagtaatttctgaatagtaaatcggtgattagtatttacgTGAATAGTtttacatgaacagtaatacatgaacaatattaacgtgaacagtaattacgtaaaaaccgtaatatgctgaacagtaaacatTGGTACTGATTCAGCatctgaggttttacgtaacgtttctaaaCACTTTATTATTCAATTAGGTGAGCGACAAAACGAGTGAAGGATTTGCTTCGGTATTATGGAAATCACGCTCAGGAAAGTATTAACGtttctcactatgacgagtctactcTTAGTGGTGattcatatttacgttttatttaaaagatcgaactatgacatgtatatgatatagtgggttgtgtatgtgtataaattgtaaatacgatatatatatatatatatatgagttgctatattatatattgtcacgttcttatttccaaatgaggtTAATTATAGcacaatatttattttatttgagcaagagttgCTTGGTTGTTGTACgataacatgtgaggattgtattgtacgtggttttaactttgagtcttgctaaaacgtttttctgtcttcgaacGTGTTGGTAGCTCTagtcagttagagctctagtctgtctgccggagtactgcatgaggggtaacatatgggttacctgggtctcaagagtacccatatttttgtgatattgggtaacatatgggtttcCCAGTATctgacggcgtactgcatgaggggtaacatatgagtaccTCGGTCTCATGAGTTCCCGTATtatatgtaacgaccccaaaatttcgagcctaaaaactcaaaatttcaaagtcgttagaacaccaaacaatctcgacGAAATCGAAATcctttaaaatgccacagcggatcatctctgagttcaaaatacaactcagtcaaaccgattattacaaaccaaattataattcaacattataacaaatggaaatgtataatcctcacaacaacctcacaaaatagtcacacaacATCCTCGCACCAGCTAGAAATATATAACTTCAAGTTCTCTGAgcagtccgtcaattcccgctaatccacacctgcagagttatccactacaccatcgaattggtgcaccgggattgtaaacacaaacccggtaagctttacagctcgtatgagtaaaataaaaacataactcgcatatcaatatatacgggaatccacaaatcaacaaatataaatgcacccaTGAgtaaatggacggcccatttggttgtcccaaaaatatgaaaatgaaagtactcatgagcaattgggtaacccctctgtttacccaaatgcatttataatacgggtagtaatgagcgctggtacacctctgttacccctcacgtagtacaccgccggcattgggcaacctcctcgctacccaacgccCGACATTAggtaacctcctcgctacccaacgttCGACTtcaggcaacctcctcgctaccctaaGTCCGACTtcaggcaacctcctcgctacccgaaGTCCGAcatcgggcaacctcctcgctacccgatgtccggcagatagactagagctctaactgtatcgtaactttcgcccggccaaaggctaggtttcgacttgcccaacacgtacaataatctcacatcatattgtaccaaacatcaggtccgaagacaaatcacattttaacaatctcaatgttaacatcatgtacaataatctcacatcatattgtacaaatcaaaatcacctgctcgatatatcttgtcatcaaaatgacattatcacaataaaatcataacagtatattatatagcaactatatatatatatatatatatatatatttatttaccatttatacaatgcatatatataatccactatatcatatacatgtcataatttataaatacgtccgaagacaaaacgtttaacaaaccccatattaaaatcacatgctcgtcatcgaaatgacctatttcaaatgaattcataacagtatatattatagcaaaccatatatatatgtacttattaccatttatacaatatatatataatccactatattgtatacatgtcgtatttcaatatttaaaactcttgcaaaaatcttggaatcaccacaagggtagattcgtaaatatgtgagattttactcaccttatcaactcgagcgtaattccacaatttccgaagataattcatttccttaatttatcgatcaccttgaaaagataagaaaagaatttagaaacatttcgtaaacctttaaatgtcgaaacagtaataatcggttactgttcagcaattttcggttttacgaaattactgttcactattactattcacaatgctgttactgttcacggaacactgttcacgtatttactatttatgtattactgtacaatatacatccaatacgtatctctgtacgagtatatactgtttacgtatttatgtacgtacaaaaactattcaaatgtacgtactgtctcagtaaataataattaccgaattacccttccaaaattattttttacctttactaaaagtaatttaaatttacaattaccgtacgtaaataaaatttacatttaccgtacgtaaataaaatttacatttacatttaccgtacgtaagtaaattacaaaattacccttccggaaacactgttgacgccgccgcacgtggcggcgcgtggggtacacgcgccacctccggcaggccgcgcgtggcgctcacgcgccactcactgtggcagcgcgtggggcccacgcgccgagcccaaaaccggcgcgtagcacgccaccgccgccccaaaactctccctcatctcctcctcctccttcctacGGTCTCAGACCATCTCTTACGCCTCCCACGCTCCCCCACGCCTTAGGCGGCATCTTCCCCAAATCCATTCTCCTCCAATCTCCTCCATATCGAaaccaaacaaccacaaaacaacaacaaggcatcacaacaacctaattaagctaaccctcacctcaataGTGCTTTAAAACCACCGGAGATGGCTCGGGTACGGCGGAGGAAAATTTGCAGAAATCAGCGtcgttggtggagctccggcgtggcgtgagagagagagtcgaCCTCAGGGTCGCCTGTGCGGGGTGGTGTGACCCCTCCTagaccggcggtgagggccacgtctccctgaggagggagatcggtggtgaagccgagtggaagagggagagagctcgggTGAGAGGGAGCGAAAGGAGGCGCGGGGTGAATGAAGGAAGcgggtttctgaaaatggaaaccctactgcACAacgtttccttttatacccccctctaaaatcggaaactaacttccgttgttaataacttttacgtacaacgtccgattcgaacgcgtcacatactcacgaactcgtatcgacgagctctacaacgtttgtgaagaaagttttcgcaaccgagtaacggaataaaagtcgatatattagttcggaaacgtaacgtttttctaattaaaacgttccgaaaacatttccgttttcgtttcataAAGTCGCAACCAATTCAATTCattgtaattaaatttcacaactttatagaatttaatcaaattaaatattgttttgaaaaactagggttattacattataaatgtaatttgggtaaacagaatggttgcccaatgtctcatgagtacacatattttcagatattattagacATCCAGATGAGTTGTCCTGTGtcttatgagtgcatttatatttatatatcatatgtattttcttttgtatactatgtgtgttatactgttgattactcatacgagctgcaaagcttaccgggtttgtgtttacaatcccggtgcacctattcgatggtgtaagggatagttctgcaggtgtggattagctgAATTGGAGggctactctgaagatttcgaagttttatttctatttgtggtgaggattgagaggattttacatttccatttgttataatacttgaattataaattggttttgtaataatcaaatcgactgAGACGTACTATGATCTTAGTTATGATACActgtgactataagatgagttcaatatatttgagattgttttagagtatTTCATGCCTTCGATTTCGAGTTTAtcacttgaaattttggggtcttGACAATGGGAACAAGTTTTGCCCGGACTCTCACCTTTGCATCGGAAAAGAGTGGTGGTCCTGTTACATATTTGGAAAAGCTTGGTGGTGGCTTTGTTCGCTGAGCAAATAAGTTTTTCCTTCTTGGTCGTCCTCTGACATGGCGTACTATAGATCCGATAGTTTTCATCAATCGTTTTCATCAAACATGGCTCGTTTCTAGAGTTTTGGGACTTACCGAGGAAGATTTGGAGCCGCGTATTGCTTCgtttaagaagaagaatggtGGGAGACTCTGGGTAGCAAGAACAAAGCCCCAAAGCCAAAAAAACAGCCGGGTCCTTTGGCTCCATGTGTGAAATTGCCTATGAGGTCTAATGGGGTGGAGGTTTGCCCTAGTAAGGGCAAGGGGATCACGTAGACTTTTGGCGTGTCACCTAAATTATTCCGACTGGTAGATCTTTCTGTTTTACTCTGGGTATTATGTATCGTACACCAATTGCGGTCTCTAGGCGATGTGTAATATTTGCTATAGGAGTTTATTGGAATACTTGTTTTATCCTCGGGTAGTTGTAGGTTTATTTTGTGCTCATTTTATAATGAGAGTTACTTGTCGTAGATTGCAATGTACCGAGTGATATTAGATCACTACGTAATGTCGTAGGGCACAATTCATAATGTATATAGCCTTCTGGGCCTTGGTTATGGCAACGCAAGTCAAGCGAGTTGGTGTAATACTTCTCATTTCCTGGTTTGGGATGAGAAGCCACTCCAGTTATATAAGTCTACACTCTGCAATACGAAGAATATCATTCCTTTTGACCAcacgttaaaaaaaaaaaagagcaaaGAGAGAGTTCTCGAAATGATCCAAACTAGCATGTATAGGATTACTGTTTCCTTTGGCATTGCCATCGTTCTCTTCTCACTGTATTCACCATGTGAAGGAGCTCAACAAAGCCACATATTCCTGGGATTTTCACTCTTTCCAGAAACTAACTCCAGTTCATGGCCTTCTGCATCTGGCCAGTTCAAATTCGGCTTCTATCAGCAAGGAAGTGGCTTCGCAGTTGGAATTTGGTTGGTGGGTTTAGATCGAAACACAACGGTATGGACAGCAAACCGTGATGATCCCCCACTAATTCCCTCACCAAATAATACAGTACAGCTGCAGTTAGCCACTGATGGTAGGCTTGTTTTAACAAGTAAACAAAGTCATGAAGTAGTCATCGCAAGTGCAACAAACGGTTCTGTTTCATCTGCCTCCATGCTTGACTCAGGAAATTTTGTTCTTTACAACGCAAACCATGAAGTGGTCTGGGAGAGTTTCAATCATCCTACTGATACGATCCTGGGTGGTCAGATTCTGCGTGCTGGCGGTCAATTAGTCTCCAGTCTGTCTGATGCTGACCACTCCACAGGACGGTTTCATCTCAACATGCAGACTGATGGAAACCTTGTTTTGTACCCAGCTAACTCTGAAAACTCTCCCACAGACGCCTACTACAGCACAGATACTTGGAGGAACTTAAAGCTTGACCTCTATCTTAACAGTACAGATGGTAGTCTAGCTCTAATCAACAGCTCGGGAGTTTACGAATTCATCAGTTCGCAGAGTGATGATTCAGCCATTGACACCATATATCGGGCTACTGTTAGCGTCAACGGAGTATTACGGGTGTATTCTCATCAGATGGATCCTGACACACGCAAGCTCCAAACACCTGTTATTATGTGGTACAAACCAGATGATCCTTGCGATGTTAATGGGGTGTGTGGCCTCAACAGCTATTGCACACTCAGTGATGACCAACCGGACTGTCTTTGCCTTCCTGGATCAGATTATGCTGATCTCAACCTCAGGACTATGGGTTGCTTAAGAAACTATTCAGAACCTGCATGTGCAGCTGGTGGGAAAGAGAATACAAGTTTTTATGAGATATTCACCATGGAAAATATGGCCTGGGCAGATACTCCTGACTTTACAGCCACAATGACCATGGATGAATGTAAGAAGTCTTGTCTAGAGGACTGCAATTGCGGTGCAGCTCTGTTCAAACCATATACatgtaagaaacaaaagccACCACTTAGATACGTGAGAAGAGACCTAAATGAGCAAACCGCAGCTTTCTTCAAGGTAACAGCAAGCAGTGAAAGCACGAACAATGTAACTGAAACTGTAGAGATTCCCCCTACAGTTGTCAGAAGCAATAGCATCATCTTACACGTTCTTGTTTTAACATTAAGCCTAATCCTCTTCTCATGTGCTGCACTTGCAATATCgggattttacattttcaaAATCCGAGTTCTAAGGTACAAAAGGCTGTCAGAGATTGATATGAATCTGGGCCTGGCGGATGAGGAACTCACTATGAGAGTTTTTTCATACAACGAGCTGAAAAGGGCCACAAATGGTTTCAAGCAAGAACTGGGGAAGGGGTCCTTCGGAGCAGTCTACAAAGGGGCTGTAAACAAAGGGAGAAAACTCATTGCAGTGAAGAGACTAGAAAAGTTGGTGGAAGAAGGTGAGAGGGAGTTTCGAGCAGAGATGCAAGCAATTGGAAGAACGCATCACAAGAACTTAGTTCGATTGCTGGGTTACTCTGCTGAGGATTCCAAAAGACTCTTGGTCTATGAATATATGAGCAATGGCTCCCTTGCAGATCTTCTTTTCAAGAGAGAATGGCACCCAGCTTGGGATGAAAGGGTCAGAATTGCAGTTGATGTCGCGAGAGGTCTCCTCTATCTACACGAAGAATGTAAGTCCCCTATCATTCATTGCGACATAAAGCCCCAAAACATTCTGATGGATGAATTTTGGAATGCGAAAATCTCTGATTTTGGACTTGCAAAACTGCTGATGCCCGATCAAACAAGGACCTTTACAGGGATAAGAGGGACAAGAGGGTACTTGGCACCAGAATGGCAAAAAAACACTCCAATTTCAGTGAAGGCAGATATCTACAGTTTTGGTATAGTGCTTCTTGAAATTGTGTGTTGCAGAAGGAACTTGGACGTCAGTGTTAGAGCAGATGAGATAGTTCTTTCTACGTGGGTCTATAAGTGCTTTGTCAATAGAGAGCTGCATAAACTTATTGTGGGTGGCGAAGAAGTGAACAAGAAGAGCTTGGAGACAATGGTTAAGGTGGGATTATGGTGTATACAAGATGAACCAGCTCTGCGTCCATCAATGAAGTCTGTAGTTTTGATGTTACAAGGGGTTACTGAAGTAGCTATTCCTCCATGTCCAACCACAATGTCTATGTAATTCGTCATTAGCTTAAAAAGTATCGTTTCTGTTACTCATTTCTGTGTTATAGAAATAAAGCTAGACTTCTCTCCAGTATTCTCTGGGACATGTATGTTCTATATAATATTTCTAGGTTTCTTGGCCTTGTGTAAAGGAATCAAGAATTTAAGATACAAATaaatgttccgggagaattattattctatccttgtgtgtgtcttagtcttattaggttttctgttagagatagatctgcatctctgtaatagattaggactctgaatcctacggggtTCAGGTTATGtaatacctatatataggccccattATCAATAAACAGTTACATTCTGttccattacgtcgttattgtTATCGTTTCATTCctcctcaaacacgttatcatgcactttgttttaAAGTGTCTAAGCGACGAGGCCACCAGAAATTTTAGAACCATAGAAAATCCAAAAATATTTTCCCCCGGCAGCCTCCCTTCTTTTAAatcatcagaaaaaaaaacctttagGCACCCCGACAATAACTTGTCTAGAGGAACTCGTTTTCTCCTTTGGACACCCAGAAATTTTCTCTGGGCACCCAGTCTATCATCCTCTTTGATATGCCGTCGGCGTTCGTCGAGTCTTGTCCCTGTAGCACCGCCATCCAGCTCTGCTCCTCTGGCGTCTCTTGTTCCGCCGACGTCGCCACCGCACGCACAAACTCCTACGACAGAATTCATCATCGAGACCATGCTCGACTTCAACCGTGGCTCCGGCAGTAGCGCTTGATCAACGACGAGTCTCAAGAACCCAGCGGCCTTGTGGCATCGAGAGCAATCCGGCGACTCCGGCCTTCGACGCCGTCACTCATTCGATGATCCTCTGGCGTGGCTCCAAGTTGCTACCCCACGAGCAACCCGATTTTGCAGATCCAAGCCCAACTCGGTGCCAGATCGATCGAGCCATGCTCACCCTCTATGTCGTCGCAGCACCGCGCCACCGCTCTTGTCAGTTCGTCAACCCCGACTCAGTTTTCCTGCCGTCACAGTCGCCTAGTTTTGCAACTCGGACCTCGACCCGGCTTCCATGACCCGACCCGGGCCCCGGTCTTGGCCTTCTACTGATCCCAACAACTCCTATTTGGGCCTTAGGTTGTTCGAGCCCAAGCGCCCTTTGGGCCTTTACactatattttttcttcttttcctattgatttattaaatcgtttatttgcacgttcTAGTTTTCTCACTatatttcacgtgcttgcataggaaaagtgatcactcgtcgtactatggtgatgacattcatgccgagatggacgataccttttgtcatctacatgcaatttcgatcgtatcctcacaagatttttatgtcattgaACGAAGAACGAAAAGCAATTCATCAAGGAGCTtcctgcatgacgatcgatttgcagaacaatttaattatatgcagtCTATTttgcagaccaacaagtatgtttttcttaaagttgttgtttttgaacatatatatataaattatcgggcgttattagccttcttcatgtctcttttccggcttttcttataacgccgataagaccaaagagggatatgatttccctcttggtcgatgtttttcgtgtgacagtcctgggggagtcatgttattatttaaagaaagaaatcgatttcgtgtggttatATGAGTACAccgttgttttgggtgcgatcatgagaatcgctgatatgcatcgattattttgtgaccatatacatcagaacccttctaattccggttacatacttgaataatttcgattattcgaaacctatacaaccctcgtttctcatggatgcgttgaaattcattaatttgagttgaaattcattattctgaagcagcactatttgctcacaaaagatcccaaaaataaaaaattatatgggacacacttaaagtgattcaataaacgtctatgacattgtattaccagagttgacctggaaccatgctccacatccgagaaacacatgccatttttggcacctgtatctatttcttgagggaattttggagatggaaacgtaacattcgtCCATTCTtgagtaagcacattttttagcctcaggctaaggctccgcccgatccgatatgcaagattttgttgctacggacttttgattagtcaatctattttgactatgttttctgcttactatttttcaagtatgacgttggcattgccatgtttcttgctcgactttagcttaagtcatctattggaattggaagcttgtttgtgttgaattaaatattggcatattcaacatttctcatatttcttgtttacaagatgaatttgtgagaatttaaTTGCATTAAacctagcatgaatggtcaacgttttcaacttacgtgatttttaaattggccgcttttgggttacatgggaccccaatagcactacattgtgaatttcgaccttgaaatttggaaaacggacctcggaacatcaaaattgacgtcgttttttccGGTTACTGTTTCGGCGTTTTGGCCACTTTTCAGCCATTTGCCGACATTTCTGGCGCCACCATACGGTTCATGCAGGCGTCCCCTGTCGAACATGCAGCCCCGGCCTCCTTTCCGGTCAGATCCGGCCGGTTTTTCTGGCAATCGGCGCCGCCGGTTTTCGGTGAGTTTTTAGAGATTTTTTcatcgtttctcgtcatttttccgacATATTTCCAGCAGTTTTTACTTCCACATtttccagtccaaatttcacccggttttgagttattttgacatggttttccgattcattttccggtttttctccaagtcatttcatagctcaaacgattttcttattattggtgaccacccgcaccaattggatggtttttaccaccctaattgtttggtattcaactgctccaataccatgttttttccaactcttaagttgaagaatgtcattctattgccatgtgatacattcgatgggctTGCACTTTGTCTCAATCccccccctcttacaatattctacggcgtattgtctagagaagttcaccgcgtcgttgactctcttaattttattttgacaaTGTCCcaccgtgaaatcgagtgtcttgctaattgcgtaaccacccataATGTCCatgcgcaggtagttgttttacggatctcgtgcagagattgtgttctatatcttcgtgtcTTGCTAAGTTCTAAAAGGCCATTTATGCCAATGatacattttcatcttgatatttgtgttgagaatggagaggaataaatctgttaAATTTCATTGACAAAAGTTTTGTTTGCATGCAGACATGGCTTTACTTCCCTGCAATAGTAGCTTTATGTAGCTCacgattctttgaatcatgggtttggttttgctatctcctcggttttgacatgatca
This genomic interval from Argentina anserina chromosome 1, drPotAnse1.1, whole genome shotgun sequence contains the following:
- the LOC126798027 gene encoding G-type lectin S-receptor-like serine/threonine-protein kinase LECRK3, with protein sequence MYRITVSFGIAIVLFSLYSPCEGAQQSHIFLGFSLFPETNSSSWPSASGQFKFGFYQQGSGFAVGIWLVGLDRNTTVWTANRDDPPLIPSPNNTVQLQLATDGRLVLTSKQSHEVVIASATNGSVSSASMLDSGNFVLYNANHEVVWESFNHPTDTILGGQILRAGGQLVSSLSDADHSTGRFHLNMQTDGNLVLYPANSENSPTDAYYSTDTWRNLKLDLYLNSTDGSLALINSSGVYEFISSQSDDSAIDTIYRATVSVNGVLRVYSHQMDPDTRKLQTPVIMWYKPDDPCDVNGVCGLNSYCTLSDDQPDCLCLPGSDYADLNLRTMGCLRNYSEPACAAGGKENTSFYEIFTMENMAWADTPDFTATMTMDECKKSCLEDCNCGAALFKPYTCKKQKPPLRYVRRDLNEQTAAFFKVTASSESTNNVTETVEIPPTVVRSNSIILHVLVLTLSLILFSCAALAISGFYIFKIRVLRYKRLSEIDMNLGLADEELTMRVFSYNELKRATNGFKQELGKGSFGAVYKGAVNKGRKLIAVKRLEKLVEEGEREFRAEMQAIGRTHHKNLVRLLGYSAEDSKRLLVYEYMSNGSLADLLFKREWHPAWDERVRIAVDVARGLLYLHEEWIRGTRGYLAPEWQKNTPISVKADIYSFGIVLLEIVCCRRNLDVSVRADEIVLSTWVYKCFVNRELHKLIVGGEEVNKKSLETMVKVGLWCIQDEPALRPSMKSVVLMLQGVTEVAIPPCPTTMSM